A genomic stretch from Physeter macrocephalus isolate SW-GA unplaced genomic scaffold, ASM283717v5 random_4, whole genome shotgun sequence includes:
- the PGLS gene encoding 6-phosphogluconolactonase isoform X2, with protein MAAPAPGLISVFSSSQELGASLAQLVAQQAACCLAGARARFTLGLSGGSLVSMLARELPTAAAPAGPASLARWTLGFCDERLVPFEHAESTYGLYRTHLLSRLPIPDSQVITVNPELPVEEAAEDYAKKLRQAFQGDSIPVFDLLILGVGPDGHTCSLFPDHPLLQEREKIVAPISDSPKPPPQRVTLTLPVLNAARTIIFVATGEGKAAVLKDLSSQSRD; from the exons ATGGCCGCGCCGGCCCCCGGCCTCATCTCGGTCTTCTCGAGCTCGCAAGAGCTGGGCGCGTCGCTGGCACAACTGGTGGCGCAGCAGGCAGCGTGCTGCCTGGCGGGGGCCCGCGCCCGCTTCACTCTCGGCCTGTCAGGCGGCAGCCTCGTCTCGATGCTGGCTCGCGAGCTGCCCACCGCCGCTGCCCCCGCCGGGCCCGCCAGCCTCGCGCGCTGGACGCTGGGCTTCTGCGACGAGCGCCTCGTGCCCTTCGAGCACGCCGAGAGCACGTACGGCCTCTACCGG ACCCACCTGCTCTCCAGGCTGCCGATCCCCGACAGCCAGGTGATCACCGTTAACCCTGAGCTGCCCGTGGAGGAGGCAGCTGAGGACTATGCCAAGAAGCTGAGACAG GCATTCCAAGGGGACTCCATCCCGGTTTTCGACCTGCTGATTCTGGGTGTGGGTCCTGATGGCCACACCTGCTCACTCTTCCCAGACCACCCCCTCCTGCAG gAGCGGGAGAAGATTGTGGCCCCCATCAGCGACTCCCCGAAGCCACCTCCACAGCGTGTGACCCTTACACTTCCCGTGCTGAACGCAGCTCGAACTATCATCTTTGTGGCAACTGGAGAAGGCAAGGCAGCTGTTCTGAAG gatctcagttcccagagcagggattga
- the PGLS gene encoding 6-phosphogluconolactonase isoform X1 produces the protein MAAPAPGLISVFSSSQELGASLAQLVAQQAACCLAGARARFTLGLSGGSLVSMLARELPTAAAPAGPASLARWTLGFCDERLVPFEHAESTYGLYRTHLLSRLPIPDSQVITVNPELPVEEAAEDYAKKLRQAFQGDSIPVFDLLILGVGPDGHTCSLFPDHPLLQEREKIVAPISDSPKPPPQRVTLTLPVLNAARTIIFVATGEGKAAVLKRILEDKEENPLPAALVQPRTGKLCWFLDEAAARLLTVPFEKHSTL, from the exons ATGGCCGCGCCGGCCCCCGGCCTCATCTCGGTCTTCTCGAGCTCGCAAGAGCTGGGCGCGTCGCTGGCACAACTGGTGGCGCAGCAGGCAGCGTGCTGCCTGGCGGGGGCCCGCGCCCGCTTCACTCTCGGCCTGTCAGGCGGCAGCCTCGTCTCGATGCTGGCTCGCGAGCTGCCCACCGCCGCTGCCCCCGCCGGGCCCGCCAGCCTCGCGCGCTGGACGCTGGGCTTCTGCGACGAGCGCCTCGTGCCCTTCGAGCACGCCGAGAGCACGTACGGCCTCTACCGG ACCCACCTGCTCTCCAGGCTGCCGATCCCCGACAGCCAGGTGATCACCGTTAACCCTGAGCTGCCCGTGGAGGAGGCAGCTGAGGACTATGCCAAGAAGCTGAGACAG GCATTCCAAGGGGACTCCATCCCGGTTTTCGACCTGCTGATTCTGGGTGTGGGTCCTGATGGCCACACCTGCTCACTCTTCCCAGACCACCCCCTCCTGCAG gAGCGGGAGAAGATTGTGGCCCCCATCAGCGACTCCCCGAAGCCACCTCCACAGCGTGTGACCCTTACACTTCCCGTGCTGAACGCAGCTCGAACTATCATCTTTGTGGCAACTGGAGAAGGCAAGGCAGCTGTTCTGAAG CGCATTTTGGAGGACAAGGAGGAAAACCCACTCCCTGCCGCCCTGGTCCAGCCCCGCACTGGGAAACTTTGCTGGTTCCTGGACGAGGCAGCAGCCCGACTCCTGACCGTGCCCTTCGAGAAGCATTCCACTTTGTAA